Proteins encoded in a region of the Gallalistipes aquisgranensis genome:
- a CDS encoding DUF4491 family protein: MEWIENHNLSGLVIGICTFLIIGLFHPAVIKAEYYWGTRSWWLFLLSGIVGIAASLACRHVVASTIFGVFAFSSFWSIKEIFDQEKRVRKGWFPRNPRRRYGWDEEREPGKSGRTRPARKGQ, encoded by the coding sequence ATGGAGTGGATCGAAAACCATAATCTGTCCGGACTTGTGATCGGAATCTGCACGTTTCTTATCATCGGGCTTTTTCATCCGGCGGTGATCAAGGCCGAATACTACTGGGGAACACGTTCATGGTGGCTTTTTCTCCTGTCGGGTATCGTCGGAATCGCGGCTTCCTTAGCGTGTCGCCATGTTGTGGCATCCACGATTTTCGGTGTGTTCGCTTTCTCTTCCTTCTGGTCGATCAAGGAGATTTTCGACCAGGAAAAACGGGTGAGAAAAGGATGGTTTCCGCGCAATCCCCGGCGGAGGTACGGATGGGACGAAGAGCGCGAACCGGGAAAGTCCGGCCGGACGCGTCCGGCCCGGAAAGGGCAATAA
- a CDS encoding EamA family transporter, whose amino-acid sequence MNNVKGLLFAIVSSATFGLVPLFSIPLLKAGVGTPTILFYRMGIAALLMGLIARGTHRRLKIGFKDMMIFLALGGLYAATSLWLLMSYEFIPSGMATTIHFLYPLVVTLVMILFFREKCSLWLIVAAVLSVAGVALLSWGEEDSSATFRGISMVLVTVVTYACYIVGVNKTRVVRMDSVVLTFYVLLSAATMFLVYAATTTGIERLPSFRLAGDALLLALLPTVVSNLALVLAVKNIGSTMTAILGSMEPLTAILVGVFYFGETFGTLSAAGLCLIVTAVIIVILHSKSRTAK is encoded by the coding sequence ATGAACAACGTCAAAGGTCTTTTGTTCGCAATCGTGTCGTCGGCTACCTTCGGGCTGGTACCCCTGTTTTCCATTCCCCTGCTGAAGGCGGGAGTCGGGACCCCGACCATTTTGTTCTACCGGATGGGAATCGCCGCATTGCTGATGGGGTTGATCGCCAGGGGCACGCATCGCAGACTGAAAATCGGCTTCAAGGATATGATGATCTTTCTGGCGCTCGGAGGCCTGTATGCAGCCACCTCGCTCTGGCTGCTGATGTCCTACGAATTTATACCCAGCGGAATGGCGACCACCATCCATTTTCTCTATCCGTTGGTGGTCACGCTGGTTATGATTCTTTTTTTCCGGGAGAAATGTTCCTTGTGGCTGATCGTCGCAGCCGTCCTGTCGGTTGCCGGAGTTGCCCTGCTGAGCTGGGGCGAAGAGGATTCCTCTGCTACGTTCAGAGGAATTTCGATGGTGCTCGTCACGGTCGTCACCTACGCCTGCTATATCGTCGGTGTCAACAAAACGAGAGTCGTCCGGATGGATTCCGTTGTGCTGACTTTCTATGTGTTGCTTTCCGCTGCGACGATGTTCCTGGTTTATGCTGCGACGACCACGGGAATCGAAAGGCTGCCGAGTTTCCGCCTGGCGGGAGATGCCTTGTTGCTGGCATTGCTGCCTACAGTCGTCTCCAACCTCGCCCTGGTGCTGGCCGTCAAAAATATCGGATCGACCATGACTGCCATTTTGGGATCAATGGAACCTCTGACCGCCATTCTGGTCGGGGTGTTCTATTTCGGCGAAACTTTCGGAACGCTTTCGGCGGCAGGACTTTGCTTGATCGTTACGGCGGTAATCATCGTTATACTGCATTCGAAATCCCGAACGGCGAAGTGA
- a CDS encoding cupin domain-containing protein produces the protein MKTRSQTFLIENELPWEPAGEGVRRQIMGYDGQVMMVKVRFEKGAVGTPHTHYHTQVSYVVNGLFEVSSNGETRTLGPGDGFYAEPDATHGVVCLEAGTLLDVFTPLRDDFLKK, from the coding sequence ATGAAAACACGAAGCCAAACATTTCTGATCGAGAACGAGTTGCCGTGGGAGCCGGCCGGCGAAGGTGTCCGGCGTCAAATCATGGGTTACGACGGGCAGGTCATGATGGTAAAGGTCCGGTTCGAAAAGGGGGCGGTCGGCACGCCTCATACGCACTATCACACCCAGGTGAGTTACGTTGTAAACGGCCTATTCGAGGTCTCATCGAACGGGGAGACCCGCACGTTGGGACCCGGCGACGGTTTCTATGCGGAACCCGATGCCACACACGGGGTCGTCTGTCTGGAAGCTGGCACGCTGTTGGACGTATTCACGCCGCTCAGAGACGATTTTCTGAAAAAATAA
- the rbr gene encoding rubrerythrin, which translates to MGKSVKGTRTEQNLLKSFAGESQARSRYTFFASVAKKEGFEQIAGVFMETAEQEKEHAKKFFKYLEGGMVEITASYPAGVIGTTAENLKAAAEGENEEWAELYPEFAKVAEEEGFPAIAATFRNVAKVEAEHEARYRKLLARVEEDKVFERDEEIEWQCRNCGYVHKGKTAPQSCPACAHPQAYFEPKKENY; encoded by the coding sequence ATGGGAAAAAGCGTTAAAGGAACCAGAACCGAACAGAACCTGCTGAAATCGTTCGCAGGTGAGTCGCAGGCCCGCAGCCGTTACACTTTCTTCGCCAGCGTGGCAAAGAAGGAGGGCTTCGAACAGATCGCAGGTGTGTTTATGGAGACGGCCGAGCAGGAGAAGGAGCACGCCAAGAAATTTTTCAAATACCTTGAAGGCGGCATGGTCGAAATTACGGCATCCTATCCGGCCGGAGTGATCGGCACCACCGCCGAAAACCTGAAGGCTGCGGCTGAAGGTGAAAACGAGGAGTGGGCCGAGCTCTATCCCGAATTCGCCAAGGTGGCCGAGGAGGAGGGGTTTCCCGCCATTGCTGCGACGTTCCGTAATGTAGCCAAAGTGGAAGCAGAGCACGAGGCCCGTTACCGCAAGCTGCTTGCCAGGGTAGAGGAAGACAAGGTGTTCGAGCGCGACGAAGAGATCGAGTGGCAATGCCGTAATTGCGGGTATGTCCACAAAGGGAAAACGGCGCCCCAGTCATGCCCGGCCTGCGCCCATCCCCAGGCCTATTTCGAACCCAAGAAAGAAAACTACTGA
- a CDS encoding DUF2721 domain-containing protein: MEELTLATPSILFSAISLIMLAYTNRFLSYAQVIRNISAEYRKTPSREVLHQIKNLKKRLYLTRSMQILGIFSLFLCVVCTFFIYVGWQMAAVYIFAAALISLIVSLGISIREILISVRALEIHLEGMENGKKE, translated from the coding sequence ATGGAAGAACTCACTCTGGCCACTCCGTCGATCCTCTTTTCGGCCATTTCGCTCATCATGCTGGCCTACACTAACCGGTTCCTCTCCTACGCACAGGTGATCCGCAACATATCCGCGGAGTACCGCAAAACGCCCAGCCGCGAGGTGCTCCATCAGATCAAGAACCTCAAAAAAAGGCTGTATCTCACCCGAAGCATGCAAATACTCGGCATCTTCAGCCTGTTTCTCTGCGTAGTATGCACTTTCTTCATTTACGTGGGGTGGCAGATGGCGGCTGTCTACATCTTCGCTGCGGCCCTGATCTCGCTGATCGTTTCGCTCGGCATCTCGATCCGGGAGATTCTGATCTCGGTACGGGCACTGGAGATACACCTCGAAGGTATGGAAAACGGAAAAAAAGAGTAA
- the ettA gene encoding energy-dependent translational throttle protein EttA: protein MADEKIIFSMVGVSKTFTNQKKVLNNIYLSFFYGAKIGIIGLNGSGKSTLMKIIAGIDKNYQGEVVFSPGYSVGYLEQEPKLDDTKTVKEVVQEGCADVVALLKEYEEVNTKFMEPMDDDQMNKLIERQGELTELIEQKSGWELDSVLDRAMDALRCPDPDTPVKHLSGGERRRVALCRLLLQQPDVLLLDEPTNHLDAESVDWLEQHLQQYKGTVIAVTHDRYFLDHVAGWILELDRGEGIPWKGNYSSWLEQKSNRLALEEKQESKRRKTLERELEWVRMNPKGRQAKSKARLASYDRMLNEDAKQKEEKLEIYIPNGPRLGDVVIEAKNVSKAFGDRLLYENLNFTLPPAGIVGVIGPNGTGKTTLFRMIMGLEKPTSGEFKVGETVKLAYVDQQHKSIDPEKTVYEVISENSDIITLGNRTVNARAYVARFNFSGADQEKKCGMLSGGERNRLHLALALKEQGNVLLLDEPTNDVDVNTLRALEEGLENFAGCAVVISHDRWFLDRIATHILSFEGDSQVVFFEGSYSEYEERKKQMGDTTPHRVKYKKLMA from the coding sequence ATGGCAGACGAAAAGATCATATTCTCGATGGTGGGCGTCAGCAAGACCTTCACCAACCAGAAAAAGGTTCTCAACAACATCTATCTCTCTTTCTTCTACGGAGCAAAAATAGGTATCATCGGACTGAACGGCTCTGGAAAATCGACCCTGATGAAGATCATCGCCGGAATAGACAAAAACTATCAGGGGGAAGTGGTTTTCTCCCCCGGTTATTCGGTGGGATATCTGGAACAGGAACCGAAACTGGACGACACGAAGACCGTAAAAGAGGTCGTTCAGGAAGGATGCGCCGATGTGGTCGCTCTGCTCAAGGAGTATGAAGAGGTGAATACCAAATTCATGGAACCCATGGACGACGATCAGATGAACAAACTGATCGAACGGCAGGGGGAACTGACCGAACTGATCGAACAGAAGAGCGGCTGGGAACTGGACAGCGTGCTTGACCGGGCGATGGATGCCCTGCGCTGCCCCGACCCCGACACCCCGGTCAAGCATCTCTCCGGAGGCGAACGTCGCCGGGTAGCTCTTTGCCGCCTGTTGTTGCAGCAGCCCGACGTGTTGCTGTTGGACGAGCCGACCAACCACCTTGATGCGGAAAGCGTGGACTGGCTGGAACAGCATCTCCAACAATACAAGGGTACGGTGATCGCCGTCACCCACGACCGCTATTTCCTCGATCACGTGGCAGGATGGATTCTGGAACTCGACCGGGGAGAGGGCATTCCCTGGAAAGGCAACTATTCCAGCTGGCTGGAGCAGAAATCGAACCGCCTGGCCCTCGAAGAGAAACAGGAGAGCAAACGCCGCAAGACGCTCGAACGCGAACTGGAGTGGGTACGGATGAACCCCAAGGGACGCCAGGCCAAGAGCAAGGCCCGTCTGGCCTCTTACGACAGAATGCTGAACGAGGATGCCAAGCAGAAGGAGGAGAAACTGGAAATCTATATTCCCAACGGTCCCCGCCTGGGCGATGTGGTGATCGAAGCGAAAAACGTGAGCAAAGCGTTCGGGGACCGGCTTCTGTATGAGAATCTCAATTTCACCCTCCCTCCCGCCGGCATCGTAGGGGTGATCGGTCCCAACGGAACGGGGAAAACCACGCTGTTCCGGATGATCATGGGGCTCGAAAAACCCACTTCGGGCGAATTCAAGGTAGGCGAAACGGTAAAGCTGGCCTATGTGGACCAGCAGCACAAGTCGATCGACCCGGAAAAAACGGTCTATGAAGTGATTTCCGAGAACAGCGACATCATTACCCTCGGGAACCGGACGGTCAATGCACGGGCCTACGTCGCCCGCTTCAACTTTTCGGGTGCCGATCAGGAAAAGAAGTGCGGCATGCTGTCGGGTGGTGAACGCAACCGGCTCCATTTGGCGCTGGCACTGAAGGAACAAGGTAATGTACTGCTGCTGGACGAGCCGACCAACGATGTGGATGTCAACACACTGCGCGCCCTGGAGGAAGGGTTGGAAAACTTTGCCGGCTGTGCCGTAGTAATTTCCCACGACCGATGGTTCCTCGACCGTATCGCCACACACATTCTTTCGTTCGAAGGCGACTCGCAGGTAGTCTTTTTCGAGGGAAGTTACAGCGAATACGAGGAGCGAAAAAAACAGATGGGCGACACGACGCCCCATCGCGTAAAATACAAAAAACTGATGGCATAA
- the hisS gene encoding histidine--tRNA ligase, translated as MSAQKPSIPKGTRDFSPAEMIRRTYMFDTIKSVFRNFGFLPLETPAMENLSTLLGKYGDEGDKLLFKILNSGDFTEKITPEQLSHPNALATRICEKGLRYDLTVPFARYVVQHQGEISFPFRRYQVQPVWRADRPQKGRYREFYQCDVDIIGSRSLTNEVELIQIVEEVFGRLGIRVVLKMNNRKILYGIAESIGYADKMMDITVAIDKLDKIGLENVNAELLSKGIGEEAIAKLEPILKLSGSNEQKLNLLETIIGGSETGLKGIGEMRTIFGYTESLGTELEVELDLSLARGLNYYTGAIFEVKAKDFAIGSICGGGRYDDLTGIFGMPNTSGVGISFGADRIYDVLTGLNLFPEEADLSTRVIFLNLGGDEELASLRLLAEVRKSGIAAEIYPENGKMKKQMEYANRRGIPFVAIIGSEELSSGCLTLKNMRSGEQEKIPFGELAKHLA; from the coding sequence ATGTCTGCTCAAAAACCATCCATCCCCAAAGGGACCCGTGACTTTTCGCCTGCTGAAATGATCCGGCGTACCTATATGTTCGACACGATCAAAAGCGTGTTCCGCAATTTCGGATTCCTTCCGCTGGAGACTCCTGCCATGGAGAATCTGTCTACCCTGCTGGGGAAGTACGGAGACGAAGGTGACAAACTTCTTTTCAAGATACTTAACTCCGGAGACTTCACGGAGAAGATCACCCCGGAACAGCTTTCCCATCCCAATGCGCTGGCCACACGGATTTGCGAAAAAGGGTTGCGTTACGATCTGACGGTGCCTTTCGCCCGGTACGTGGTGCAACACCAAGGAGAGATTTCGTTTCCGTTCCGGCGTTACCAGGTGCAGCCCGTGTGGCGGGCCGACCGGCCGCAAAAGGGACGTTACCGCGAGTTTTACCAGTGCGACGTGGATATTATCGGCAGCCGCAGTCTGACCAACGAAGTCGAGCTGATCCAGATCGTCGAAGAGGTATTCGGCCGCCTCGGCATTCGAGTAGTGCTGAAGATGAACAATCGCAAAATCCTGTATGGCATAGCCGAGAGTATCGGCTATGCGGACAAGATGATGGATATTACGGTAGCCATCGACAAACTGGACAAAATCGGACTGGAGAATGTCAATGCGGAACTTCTTTCCAAAGGTATCGGAGAGGAAGCGATAGCCAAACTCGAACCGATACTGAAGTTGTCCGGTTCGAACGAGCAGAAACTGAATTTATTGGAGACGATCATCGGCGGGTCGGAAACCGGCCTGAAAGGGATCGGAGAGATGCGTACCATTTTCGGATATACGGAATCGCTCGGTACGGAACTGGAGGTGGAACTTGATCTGTCCCTGGCACGGGGATTGAATTATTACACGGGAGCCATCTTCGAAGTGAAAGCGAAGGATTTCGCCATCGGAAGCATCTGCGGAGGCGGCCGCTACGACGATCTTACGGGAATTTTCGGCATGCCCAACACTTCGGGAGTCGGTATTTCATTCGGAGCAGACCGCATATACGACGTGCTGACAGGGCTGAATCTCTTTCCGGAAGAGGCCGACCTTTCCACCCGGGTCATTTTCCTCAATCTCGGGGGAGACGAGGAGCTCGCCTCGCTCCGGTTGTTGGCCGAAGTGCGTAAGTCGGGGATCGCAGCCGAAATCTATCCCGAAAACGGAAAAATGAAGAAGCAGATGGAATATGCTAACCGGCGGGGAATTCCCTTCGTGGCCATCATCGGCAGCGAAGAGCTCTCTTCCGGGTGCCTAACACTGAAAAACATGCGTAGCGGCGAACAGGAAAAAATCCCGTTCGGCGAGCTCGCCAAACACCTTGCATAA
- a CDS encoding S41 family peptidase, with translation MKRILIILCILPLCCLAQRTPRHAGTDPTLQLQKFNQFYRYLNGAYVDTINNERLIEDAIKKILSELDPHSAYVSAEDMVPVEESFQGSFSGIGVEFNVLNDTLLVVNTVAGGPSEKVGVLPNDRIVAVDGESVIGIKQARVPKVLRGPKGSVVEIEVLRRGETTPISFRITRDDIPINTVDAAYKIDDKTGYIKVNRFAATTMKEVEEAFGKMGEIDALILDLRGNGGGFLDQAVKLGNFFLPEGATIVSTEGRLVPPERFSARADGAYRKGKVVVLIDESSASASEIVAGAIQDWDRGVVIGRRSFGKGLVQRQFPLIDGSAVRITVARYHTPTGRVIQRPFEKGNQQAYYEAFAKRFENGTDSLKAVDSLRYTTLRSGRPVYGGGGIYPDIYVPLDTTGYSQYWSKLVRRGVISEFVIQYLDKHRAELQRAYPTFEKFQSSFTVTPEMLQQLVALGEKRDVSPDPAGLKTSEQAIALQIKALIAQKMWNMTEYFRIINSENDPELERALDVLRNWDKTPETDGIGDI, from the coding sequence ATGAAACGCATCCTCATCATCCTTTGCATCTTACCGTTGTGTTGTCTGGCTCAGCGAACGCCCCGTCATGCGGGAACGGACCCCACGTTGCAGCTCCAGAAATTCAACCAGTTTTACCGCTATCTGAACGGTGCGTATGTTGACACGATCAATAACGAGAGGCTGATCGAGGACGCTATCAAGAAGATTCTTTCGGAACTGGACCCCCATTCGGCCTATGTGTCGGCAGAGGACATGGTGCCGGTCGAGGAGTCGTTTCAGGGAAGTTTCAGCGGCATCGGAGTGGAATTCAATGTATTGAACGACACATTGCTCGTAGTGAATACCGTTGCGGGAGGTCCTTCCGAAAAGGTCGGCGTTCTGCCGAACGACCGGATCGTCGCGGTGGACGGGGAGTCGGTGATCGGAATCAAACAGGCTCGGGTTCCCAAAGTGCTCCGGGGTCCCAAGGGATCGGTGGTGGAGATCGAGGTGCTGCGCAGAGGGGAAACGACCCCGATCAGTTTCCGTATCACGCGGGACGATATCCCGATCAATACGGTCGATGCGGCATACAAAATCGATGACAAGACGGGGTATATCAAGGTGAACCGTTTTGCCGCCACCACGATGAAAGAGGTCGAGGAGGCATTCGGGAAAATGGGGGAAATCGACGCACTGATTCTCGATCTGCGGGGAAACGGAGGCGGTTTTCTGGACCAGGCGGTCAAACTCGGAAACTTTTTCCTTCCGGAGGGTGCAACGATCGTCTCTACGGAAGGACGTCTCGTACCCCCCGAACGATTTTCCGCGCGGGCAGACGGTGCCTATCGTAAAGGCAAAGTGGTCGTACTGATAGACGAATCGTCCGCTTCGGCCAGCGAAATCGTGGCCGGAGCCATACAGGACTGGGACCGGGGAGTCGTTATCGGCCGCCGCAGTTTCGGAAAGGGCCTGGTGCAGCGCCAGTTCCCGCTGATCGACGGTTCCGCCGTACGTATTACCGTAGCCCGCTATCATACGCCAACGGGACGCGTCATTCAGCGACCTTTCGAAAAAGGAAACCAGCAGGCCTACTACGAGGCTTTCGCCAAACGGTTCGAGAACGGTACGGATTCGCTTAAAGCTGTCGATTCCCTGCGTTATACCACACTTCGCAGCGGCCGTCCCGTGTACGGTGGCGGCGGAATATACCCCGACATCTATGTACCTTTGGATACGACGGGTTATTCGCAATATTGGTCGAAACTGGTTCGCCGGGGAGTCATTTCCGAGTTCGTAATCCAGTATCTGGATAAACACAGAGCCGAATTGCAAAGGGCCTACCCCACTTTCGAAAAGTTTCAGTCTTCGTTTACCGTTACGCCTGAAATGCTGCAGCAACTCGTTGCGCTCGGCGAAAAGAGAGATGTCTCTCCCGATCCGGCCGGGCTTAAAACTTCGGAACAGGCGATCGCCCTTCAGATCAAAGCCCTCATCGCGCAGAAAATGTGGAATATGACCGAATATTTCAGGATCATCAATTCGGAAAACGATCCTGAACTGGAGCGTGCGCTCGACGTACTCCGAAACTGGGACAAAACGCCTGAAACGGACGGAATCGGGGATATTTGA
- a CDS encoding DUF3276 family protein: MADFDLKKENDAEGGEEVYSKAVRAGRRTYFFDVKATRNDDYFLTITESRKKLGKDGNFFFDKHKIYLYKEDFAKFADGLDEVVNFIKEHKPEFFAGQQDGELPGETLSVDDEFEKL, from the coding sequence ATGGCAGATTTTGATCTAAAGAAAGAGAATGATGCGGAAGGGGGCGAGGAGGTCTATTCGAAAGCCGTACGCGCTGGCCGGCGCACTTATTTTTTTGATGTGAAGGCCACCCGCAACGACGATTATTTCCTGACCATCACCGAGAGCCGTAAGAAACTGGGCAAGGACGGGAATTTCTTTTTCGACAAACACAAAATTTATCTGTACAAAGAGGATTTCGCCAAATTCGCCGACGGACTGGATGAGGTCGTGAATTTCATCAAGGAACATAAGCCGGAATTTTTCGCCGGACAGCAAGACGGCGAATTGCCCGGGGAAACCTTGTCGGTCGATGATGAGTTCGAAAAGTTGTAA
- a CDS encoding DUF368 domain-containing protein, with protein sequence MKNTNHILLVLKGCAMGAADVVPGVSGGTIAFISGIYGELIESIRSFDMEAVKYLFTLKLGKFWGKINGNFLASVIAGIAVSIFSLARLMTYLLENHPIYIWSFFFGLIIASSLLVSKEVTRWRTGSVISLLAGIAAAYLITALSPASTPDTWWFVMLSGAIAICAMILPGISGAFILLLLGKYMYIMDAVANLRIGIILLFVIGAAAGIISFSHFLSWLLRNHHNMTIALLTGFMIGSLNKVWPWKQVLSTYTDSHGTEHPLMEANVLPSGYASLTGSDPLFWEAIVMCAAGFLLIWGIEQIGKRMKNTPNADR encoded by the coding sequence ATGAAGAACACGAATCATATCCTGCTCGTATTGAAAGGCTGTGCCATGGGAGCCGCCGATGTGGTCCCCGGCGTATCGGGCGGTACGATCGCTTTCATATCGGGCATTTACGGAGAACTGATCGAGTCGATCCGGAGCTTCGACATGGAGGCCGTCAAATACTTATTCACGCTGAAATTAGGAAAGTTCTGGGGCAAAATCAACGGAAATTTCCTGGCATCGGTCATAGCGGGAATCGCCGTCTCGATCTTCTCGCTGGCCCGTCTGATGACCTATCTGCTCGAAAATCATCCGATCTACATCTGGTCGTTCTTTTTCGGACTGATCATCGCATCGTCCCTGTTGGTTTCCAAGGAGGTGACCCGCTGGCGGACAGGAAGCGTCATCTCCCTGCTGGCCGGTATCGCAGCGGCTTACCTGATCACGGCCCTCTCCCCTGCATCGACGCCCGATACATGGTGGTTCGTCATGCTCTCGGGTGCCATCGCTATCTGCGCCATGATCTTGCCCGGGATCTCCGGGGCTTTTATCCTGCTGTTGCTTGGCAAATACATGTACATCATGGATGCGGTAGCCAATCTAAGGATCGGAATCATCCTGCTCTTTGTCATCGGAGCGGCGGCAGGGATCATCAGTTTCTCCCACTTCCTTTCCTGGCTGCTGCGTAACCACCACAACATGACCATCGCCCTGCTCACGGGCTTCATGATCGGTTCGCTCAATAAAGTATGGCCCTGGAAACAGGTTCTTTCCACCTATACAGATTCGCACGGGACGGAACACCCCCTTATGGAGGCGAACGTTCTGCCTTCCGGATACGCCTCCCTCACAGGCTCCGATCCGTTATTTTGGGAAGCGATTGTCATGTGCGCCGCAGGATTTCTGCTGATCTGGGGGATCGAACAGATCGGGAAACGCATGAAAAACACACCAAACGCCGACAGATAG
- a CDS encoding shikimate dehydrogenase family protein, which translates to MARLYGLIGYPLGHSFSEKYFAAKLSSLHSDALYRNFPLERIDLLPTLIRSHPELCGFNVTIPYKEQIIPYLDKLDEEAARVGAVNCVRIENGKLTGYNADIYGFESSLLTLIGGERPAALVLGSGGASKAVKFVLSRLQMPFVEVSRTKRSGNLTYGELSPEVMERHLLIVNTTPLGTFPDTESAPAIPYDLLTSRHCLFDLVYNPPLTRFLSQGQTHGAAIKNGYDMLVGQAEKSWEIWTR; encoded by the coding sequence ATGGCCCGACTTTACGGATTGATCGGATACCCGCTAGGGCACTCCTTTTCGGAAAAATATTTCGCTGCCAAGCTCTCGTCTCTGCACTCAGATGCATTGTACCGTAATTTTCCGCTGGAGCGGATCGACCTGCTTCCGACATTGATCCGCAGTCATCCGGAACTATGCGGTTTCAATGTCACCATCCCCTATAAAGAGCAGATTATCCCTTATCTGGACAAGTTGGATGAGGAGGCAGCCCGTGTCGGAGCCGTTAACTGCGTACGGATCGAAAATGGGAAACTGACCGGTTATAATGCCGACATATACGGTTTCGAAAGTTCCCTGCTGACACTGATCGGAGGGGAGCGGCCCGCCGCCCTCGTGTTGGGCAGCGGAGGAGCTTCGAAAGCGGTGAAATTCGTATTATCCCGTTTGCAAATGCCCTTTGTGGAAGTTTCCCGGACCAAGCGATCGGGCAATCTGACCTATGGAGAACTCTCACCGGAAGTGATGGAACGACATCTGTTGATCGTAAACACCACCCCGCTCGGCACGTTTCCCGATACGGAATCCGCTCCGGCTATTCCCTACGATCTCCTTACGTCCCGGCATTGTCTTTTCGACCTGGTCTACAACCCCCCCCTCACCCGGTTTCTCTCACAGGGTCAGACTCACGGTGCCGCCATAAAAAACGGCTACGACATGCTGGTCGGACAGGCCGAAAAGTCGTGGGAGATATGGACCCGATAG
- a CDS encoding putative signal transducing protein, protein MDTSKVVMLMRFNQLGRAEIMKGLLESNGIECSLVGETIQSVLPSITGGGSPIQLMVAEKDMERARKVLAAKFDVDEFETETGTKPRKKTCASKSCKNKE, encoded by the coding sequence ATGGATACTTCGAAAGTGGTAATGCTTATGCGTTTCAATCAACTCGGCCGGGCCGAGATCATGAAAGGTCTGTTGGAGTCGAACGGTATCGAATGTTCGCTGGTCGGCGAAACCATTCAGTCCGTGCTGCCGTCGATCACGGGAGGCGGATCACCCATCCAGCTGATGGTGGCCGAAAAAGACATGGAGAGAGCCCGTAAGGTACTGGCGGCCAAATTCGATGTGGACGAATTCGAGACGGAAACGGGTACGAAACCCCGAAAGAAGACCTGCGCCTCGAAATCTTGTAAAAACAAGGAGTAG